From Corvus cornix cornix isolate S_Up_H32 chromosome 15, ASM73873v5, whole genome shotgun sequence, one genomic window encodes:
- the POP5 gene encoding ribonuclease P/MRP protein subunit POP5, producing MVRFKNRYVLCEVVSEDPRCRQCIEDRTLGLAVRDAIARLHGDYGLACCSISFTVKYLNAYTGTVLLRCRKDSYGLLCSALPFVRYLESRAQRYPCFLNTLHVGGTIRTCQKFLIQYNRTQLLRLLQNCTTEEERQCIQKSLLSCFLTEEQSQSGDEDDGTETD from the exons atggtTCGGTTCAAGAACAG GTACGTGCTGTGCGAGGTGGTCTCGGAGGACCCGCGGTGCCGGCAGTGCATCGAGGACCGCACGCTGGGCCTCGCCGTCAGAGACGCCATCGCGCGGCTGCACGGGGACTACGGCTTGGCGTGCTGCTCCATCTCCTTCACCG TGAAGTACCTGAACGCCTACACGGGGACGGTGCTGCTGCGGTGCCGCAAGGACTCGTACGGGCTGCTGTGCTCCGCGCTGCCCTTCGTTCGATACCTGGAGAGCCGCGCCCAGCGCTACCCCTGCTTCCTCAACACCCTGCACGTCGGAG GTACCATAAGAACATGTCAGAAATTTCTGATTCAGTATAACAGAACACAGCTGCTGAGGTTGTTGCAAAACTGTACAACTGAAG AGGAAAGACAATGTATACAGAAGTCCTTGTTGAGCTGTTTCCTTACAGAAGAGCAGTCTCAAAGTGGAGATGAGGATGATGGCACAGAGACAGACTGA